One stretch of Equus caballus isolate H_3958 breed thoroughbred chromosome 24, TB-T2T, whole genome shotgun sequence DNA includes these proteins:
- the ACOT6 gene encoding acyl-coenzyme A thioesterase 6 isoform X3, giving the protein MAATVTVEPTGRCLWDEPVRIAVRGLAPGQPVTLRASLRDEKGALFRAHARYRADATGQLDLERAPALGGSFAGLEPMGLLWALEPEKPLLRLVKRDVQTPFAVQLEVLDGHEPEAGRLLGRAVHERAFLGPGVRREPVRAGRVRATLFLPPGTGPFSGIIDLFGTGGGLCEYRASLLAGHGFAVLALAYFRFEDLPEYLNDVHLEYFEEAVHFMLQHPKMKGPSVGLLGFSKGGDLCLSMASFLKNITATVLINACVANTIAPLHYKGMIIPNLSNDPGKHAITESGLLDFMDIWNNPLEEPNHQSLIPLEKAQGPFLFIVGMDDHNWKSECYARIASERLQAHGKDKPQIIYYPDGPFPGLTDTFSDGGLNES; this is encoded by the exons ATGGCGGCGACGGTGACCGTGGAGCCCACGGGCCGCTGCCTCTGGGACGAGCCCGTGCGCATCGCCGTGCGCGGCCTGGCCCCGGGGCAGCCGGTCACGCTGCGCGCGTCCCTGCGCGACGAAAAGGGCGCGCTCTTCCGGGCCCACGCGCGCTACCGCGCCGACGCCACGGGCCAGCTGGACCTGGAGCGCGCGCCCGCGCTGGGCGGCAGCTTCGCGGGGCTCGAGCCCATGGGGCTCCTCTGGGCCCTGGAGCCCGAGAAGCCCCTGCTGCGGCTGGTGAAGCGGGACGTGCAGACGCCGTTCGCCGTGCAGCTGGAGGTGCTCGACGGCCACGAGCCCGAGGCCGGGCGGCTGCTGGGCCGGGCGGTGCACGAGCGCGCCTTCCTGGGCCCCGGGGTGCGGCGGGAGCCGGTGCGCGCGGGCCGGGTGCGCGCCACGCTCTTCCTGCCGCCAG GCACAGGGCCCTTCTCTGGGATCATCGATTTGTTTGGAACTGGTGGTGGCCTTTGTGAATACAGGGCCAGCCTCCTGGCTGGACATGGTTTTGCTGTGCTTGCTCTGGCGTATTTCAGATTTGAAGACCTCCCTGAATATTTAAATGATGTGCACCTGGAGTACTTTGAAGAAGCCGTGCACTTCATGCTGCAGCATCCAAAG ATGAAAGGACCTAGTGTTGGGCTTCTTGGCTTCTCCAAAGGAGGTGATCTGTGTCTCTCAATGGCCTCTTTCCTAAAGAACATCACAGCCACCGTACTTATCAATGCCTGTGTGGCCAACACAATAGCTCCTCTGCATTACAAGGGTATGATTATTCCTAATCTCAGCAATGACCCAGGAAAACATGCGATCACTGAATCAGGCCTTTTGGATTTCATGGATATTTGGAACAATCCACTGGAGGAACCCAACCACCAAAGTCTTATTCCATTGGAAAAGGCCCAGGGGCCCTTCCTGTTTATTGTTGGCATGGATGATCATAACTGGAAGAGTGAATGCTACGCTCGTATAGCCTCTGAACGGTTACAAGCCCATGGGAAAGACAAACCCCAGATAATCTACTATCCAG ATGGCCCTTTTCCTGGTTTGACTGATACGTTTAGCgatggaggattaaatgaatctTGA
- the ACOT6 gene encoding acyl-coenzyme A thioesterase 6 isoform X1, with protein MAATVTVEPTGRCLWDEPVRIAVRGLAPGQPVTLRASLRDEKGALFRAHARYRADATGQLDLERAPALGGSFAGLEPMGLLWALEPEKPLLRLVKRDVQTPFAVQLEVLDGHEPEAGRLLGRAVHERAFLGPGVRREPVRAGRVRATLFLPPGTGPFSGIIDLFGTGGGLCEYRASLLAGHGFAVLALAYFRFEDLPEYLNDVHLEYFEEAVHFMLQHPKMKGPSVGLLGFSKGGDLCLSMASFLKNITATVLINACVANTIAPLHYKGMIIPNLSNDPGKHAITESGLLDFMDIWNNPLEEPNHQSLIPLEKAQGPFLFIVGMDDHNWKSECYARIASERLQAHGKDKPQIIYYPGTGHCIDPPYFPPSRASVHALLGQAIFYGGEPKAHSRAQVDAWQQIQTFFHKHLNGKKSVKPSKI; from the exons ATGGCGGCGACGGTGACCGTGGAGCCCACGGGCCGCTGCCTCTGGGACGAGCCCGTGCGCATCGCCGTGCGCGGCCTGGCCCCGGGGCAGCCGGTCACGCTGCGCGCGTCCCTGCGCGACGAAAAGGGCGCGCTCTTCCGGGCCCACGCGCGCTACCGCGCCGACGCCACGGGCCAGCTGGACCTGGAGCGCGCGCCCGCGCTGGGCGGCAGCTTCGCGGGGCTCGAGCCCATGGGGCTCCTCTGGGCCCTGGAGCCCGAGAAGCCCCTGCTGCGGCTGGTGAAGCGGGACGTGCAGACGCCGTTCGCCGTGCAGCTGGAGGTGCTCGACGGCCACGAGCCCGAGGCCGGGCGGCTGCTGGGCCGGGCGGTGCACGAGCGCGCCTTCCTGGGCCCCGGGGTGCGGCGGGAGCCGGTGCGCGCGGGCCGGGTGCGCGCCACGCTCTTCCTGCCGCCAG GCACAGGGCCCTTCTCTGGGATCATCGATTTGTTTGGAACTGGTGGTGGCCTTTGTGAATACAGGGCCAGCCTCCTGGCTGGACATGGTTTTGCTGTGCTTGCTCTGGCGTATTTCAGATTTGAAGACCTCCCTGAATATTTAAATGATGTGCACCTGGAGTACTTTGAAGAAGCCGTGCACTTCATGCTGCAGCATCCAAAG ATGAAAGGACCTAGTGTTGGGCTTCTTGGCTTCTCCAAAGGAGGTGATCTGTGTCTCTCAATGGCCTCTTTCCTAAAGAACATCACAGCCACCGTACTTATCAATGCCTGTGTGGCCAACACAATAGCTCCTCTGCATTACAAGGGTATGATTATTCCTAATCTCAGCAATGACCCAGGAAAACATGCGATCACTGAATCAGGCCTTTTGGATTTCATGGATATTTGGAACAATCCACTGGAGGAACCCAACCACCAAAGTCTTATTCCATTGGAAAAGGCCCAGGGGCCCTTCCTGTTTATTGTTGGCATGGATGATCATAACTGGAAGAGTGAATGCTACGCTCGTATAGCCTCTGAACGGTTACAAGCCCATGGGAAAGACAAACCCCAGATAATCTACTATCCAGGTACTGGTCACTGTATTGACCCaccttattttcctccttctagaGCCTCTGTGCATGCATTGTTAGGCCAAGCAATATTCTATGGAGGTGAGCCAAAGGCTCATTCAAGGGCACAGGTAGATGCCTGGCAGCAAATTCAAACTTTCTTCCATAAACATCTCAATGGTAAAAAATCTGTCAAGCCCAGcaaaatataa
- the ACOT6 gene encoding acyl-coenzyme A thioesterase 6 isoform X2 — protein sequence MAATVTVEPTGRCLWDEPVRIAVRGLAPGQPVTLRASLRDEKGALFRAHARYRADATGQLDLERAPALGGSFAGLEPMGLLWALEPEKPLLRLVKRDVQTPFAVQLEVLDGHEPEAGRLLGRAVHERAFLGPGVRREPVRAGRVRATLFLPPGTGPFSGIIDLFGTGGGLCEYRASLLAGHGFAVLALAYFRFEDLPEYLNDVHLEYFEEAVHFMLQHPKMKGPSVGLLGFSKGGDLCLSMASFLKNITATVLINACVANTIAPLHYKGMIIPNLSNDPGKHAITESGLLDFMDIWNNPLEEPNHQSLIPLEKAQGPFLFIVGMDDHNWKSECYARIASERLQAHGKDKPQIIYYPEERLGGNRFSGLCPMGHCVIFGCHVMPAKSDFLQHHLLLLPFYWEGLGSVCFNPLQCTEHYLES from the exons ATGGCGGCGACGGTGACCGTGGAGCCCACGGGCCGCTGCCTCTGGGACGAGCCCGTGCGCATCGCCGTGCGCGGCCTGGCCCCGGGGCAGCCGGTCACGCTGCGCGCGTCCCTGCGCGACGAAAAGGGCGCGCTCTTCCGGGCCCACGCGCGCTACCGCGCCGACGCCACGGGCCAGCTGGACCTGGAGCGCGCGCCCGCGCTGGGCGGCAGCTTCGCGGGGCTCGAGCCCATGGGGCTCCTCTGGGCCCTGGAGCCCGAGAAGCCCCTGCTGCGGCTGGTGAAGCGGGACGTGCAGACGCCGTTCGCCGTGCAGCTGGAGGTGCTCGACGGCCACGAGCCCGAGGCCGGGCGGCTGCTGGGCCGGGCGGTGCACGAGCGCGCCTTCCTGGGCCCCGGGGTGCGGCGGGAGCCGGTGCGCGCGGGCCGGGTGCGCGCCACGCTCTTCCTGCCGCCAG GCACAGGGCCCTTCTCTGGGATCATCGATTTGTTTGGAACTGGTGGTGGCCTTTGTGAATACAGGGCCAGCCTCCTGGCTGGACATGGTTTTGCTGTGCTTGCTCTGGCGTATTTCAGATTTGAAGACCTCCCTGAATATTTAAATGATGTGCACCTGGAGTACTTTGAAGAAGCCGTGCACTTCATGCTGCAGCATCCAAAG ATGAAAGGACCTAGTGTTGGGCTTCTTGGCTTCTCCAAAGGAGGTGATCTGTGTCTCTCAATGGCCTCTTTCCTAAAGAACATCACAGCCACCGTACTTATCAATGCCTGTGTGGCCAACACAATAGCTCCTCTGCATTACAAGGGTATGATTATTCCTAATCTCAGCAATGACCCAGGAAAACATGCGATCACTGAATCAGGCCTTTTGGATTTCATGGATATTTGGAACAATCCACTGGAGGAACCCAACCACCAAAGTCTTATTCCATTGGAAAAGGCCCAGGGGCCCTTCCTGTTTATTGTTGGCATGGATGATCATAACTGGAAGAGTGAATGCTACGCTCGTATAGCCTCTGAACGGTTACAAGCCCATGGGAAAGACAAACCCCAGATAATCTACTATCCAG AGGAACGCCTTGGTGGCAACAGATTTTCTGGACTATGCCCTATGGGCCACTGCGTAATCTTTGGATGTCATGTTATGCCTGCCAAATCAGACTTCCTCCAACACCATCTGCTCCTATTACCTTTCTACTGGGAAGGACTGGGATCGGTCTGCTTCAACCCATTGCAATGCACTGAGCACTATCTAGAGTCATAA